A single window of Methylobacterium nodulans ORS 2060 DNA harbors:
- the gnd gene encoding phosphogluconate dehydrogenase (NAD(+)-dependent, decarboxylating), whose product MQLGMVGLGRMGGNIVRRLLRAGHRAVVYDHNPAAVAALVEAGATGAASLEDFVSRLDLPRAVWVMLPAGAPTEDTVNGLAALMQAGDVVIDGGNSFYKDDIRRAAHLREKGLHYVDVGTSGGVWGLERGYCMMIGGAKEAVDRLDPIFATLAPGLGDVPRTPGREGRDPRAEQGYIHAGPSGAGHFVKMIHNGIEYGLMQAYAEGFDILRHANSPDLPEAQRFELDLGDIAEVWRRGSVVSSWLLDLTAAALAGDEHLDAFTGHVADSGEGRWTLNAAIEEAVPAHVLAAALFARYRSRETASFADKLLSAMRKGFGGHQEPK is encoded by the coding sequence ATGCAGCTCGGCATGGTCGGTCTGGGTCGGATGGGCGGCAACATCGTGCGGCGGCTGCTCCGCGCCGGCCACAGGGCGGTGGTCTACGACCACAATCCCGCGGCGGTGGCCGCCCTGGTCGAGGCGGGCGCGACGGGCGCGGCGAGCCTGGAGGATTTCGTCTCCAGGCTCGACCTCCCCCGCGCCGTCTGGGTGATGCTGCCGGCCGGCGCGCCGACCGAGGACACGGTCAACGGCCTCGCCGCGCTGATGCAGGCGGGCGACGTCGTCATCGACGGCGGCAACTCCTTCTACAAGGACGATATCCGCCGGGCCGCGCACTTGCGCGAGAAGGGCCTGCACTACGTCGACGTCGGAACCTCAGGCGGCGTGTGGGGCCTGGAGCGCGGCTATTGCATGATGATCGGCGGAGCCAAGGAGGCGGTGGACCGCCTCGACCCGATCTTCGCGACCCTGGCGCCGGGCCTCGGCGACGTGCCGCGCACGCCGGGCCGCGAGGGCCGCGATCCGCGGGCCGAGCAGGGCTACATCCATGCGGGTCCGAGCGGCGCGGGCCACTTCGTCAAGATGATCCACAACGGCATCGAGTACGGCCTGATGCAGGCCTACGCGGAGGGGTTCGACATCCTGCGCCACGCCAATTCGCCGGACCTGCCGGAGGCGCAGCGCTTCGAGCTCGATCTCGGCGACATCGCGGAGGTGTGGCGGCGCGGCAGCGTGGTGTCGTCCTGGCTCCTCGACCTGACCGCGGCGGCGCTCGCCGGCGACGAGCATCTCGATGCCTTCACGGGGCACGTGGCCGATTCGGGCGAGGGACGCTGGACGCTCAACGCCGCGATCGAGGAGGCGGTGCCGGCCCATGTGCTCGCCGCCGCGCTCTTCGCCCGCTACCGCTCGCGGGAGACGGCCTCCTTCGCCGACAAGCTCCTCTCGGCCATGCGCAAGGGCTTCGGCGGCCATCAGGAACCGAAATAG
- the zwf gene encoding glucose-6-phosphate dehydrogenase, which yields MTEKTGRTSAPPAPACTLVIFGATGDLTHRLLMPALYNLARWKLLPERFAIVGVSRKPMSSEDYRADLTERVRGFITARGTEAGGGFFDAATWDGLVSRVSYLSGDLADLETFARLKQHVAEVTGQRDGGSVLFYLAVAAQLFGPTVRQLGEAGLMREPEGAWRRVIIEKPFGHDLASARALNREILTSLSEGQVFRIDHFLGKETVQNILTFRFGNGMFEPVWNRDHIDHVQITVAETVGVEGRGRFYEATGALRDMVPNHLFQLFTLVAMEPPISFAPEAVRDKKQEVLLATPPASPDAVVRGQYRAGRVQERTMADYRREPDVAADSRTETFVALRLGIDNWRWAGVPFYLRTGKAMTHRDTEIAIRFKQAPLALFRGTGVEEAIENWLVLQLQPDEGISLQFGAKVPGPAVRLDTVKMRFCYKDFFKVEPSTGYETLIYDAMIGDSTLYQRADMIEAGWRIVQPIIDAADRDPVPYAAGSAGPREADDLLARDGRAWRPLGDH from the coding sequence ATGACCGAGAAGACCGGCCGCACCAGTGCCCCGCCCGCCCCTGCCTGCACGCTCGTCATCTTCGGGGCGACGGGCGACCTGACCCACCGGCTGCTCATGCCGGCCCTCTACAATCTCGCCCGCTGGAAGCTCCTGCCGGAGCGCTTCGCCATCGTCGGCGTGAGCCGTAAGCCGATGTCGTCGGAGGATTACCGCGCCGACCTCACCGAGAGGGTGCGGGGTTTCATCACCGCCAGGGGCACCGAGGCCGGCGGCGGCTTCTTCGATGCGGCGACCTGGGACGGCCTCGTCTCCCGGGTCAGTTACCTGTCGGGCGACCTTGCCGACCTTGAGACCTTCGCCCGCCTGAAGCAGCATGTCGCCGAGGTGACGGGGCAGCGTGACGGCGGCAGCGTGCTGTTCTACCTCGCGGTGGCCGCACAGCTGTTCGGTCCGACGGTGAGGCAGCTCGGAGAGGCCGGGCTGATGCGGGAGCCCGAGGGGGCCTGGCGGCGCGTCATCATCGAGAAGCCCTTCGGGCACGACCTCGCCTCCGCGCGAGCGCTCAATCGCGAGATCCTCACATCCCTGTCCGAGGGGCAGGTCTTCCGCATCGACCATTTCCTCGGCAAGGAGACGGTGCAGAACATCCTGACCTTCCGATTCGGGAACGGGATGTTCGAGCCGGTCTGGAACCGCGACCATATCGACCACGTGCAGATCACGGTGGCGGAGACGGTCGGCGTCGAGGGGCGCGGGCGCTTCTACGAGGCGACCGGCGCGCTGCGGGACATGGTCCCGAACCACCTGTTCCAGCTCTTCACGCTCGTGGCCATGGAGCCGCCGATCTCCTTCGCGCCCGAGGCGGTGCGGGACAAGAAGCAGGAGGTGCTGCTCGCGACGCCCCCCGCCTCGCCGGACGCCGTGGTGCGCGGCCAGTACAGGGCGGGCCGCGTGCAGGAGCGGACCATGGCGGATTACCGGCGCGAGCCCGACGTCGCCGCGGACAGCCGCACCGAGACCTTCGTGGCCCTCAGGCTCGGCATCGACAATTGGCGCTGGGCCGGGGTGCCGTTCTACCTGCGCACCGGCAAGGCGATGACGCACCGCGACACCGAGATCGCGATCCGTTTCAAGCAGGCGCCGCTCGCCCTGTTCCGCGGCACGGGCGTGGAGGAGGCGATCGAGAATTGGCTGGTGCTGCAGCTCCAGCCCGACGAGGGCATCTCGCTGCAGTTCGGCGCCAAGGTCCCGGGCCCGGCCGTGCGGCTCGACACGGTGAAGATGCGCTTCTGCTACAAGGACTTCTTCAAGGTCGAGCCGAGCACCGGCTACGAGACGCTGATCTACGACGCGATGATCGGCGACTCGACCCTGTACCAGCGCGCCGACATGATCGAGGCGGGGTGGCGCATCGTGCAGCCGATCATCGATGCCGCCGACCGGGATCCGGTCCCCTACGCGGCGGGCAGCGCCGGCCCGCGCGAGGCGGACGACCTGCTCGCCCGCGACGGCCGGGCCTGGCGGCCGCTCGGAGACCACTGA
- the pgl gene encoding 6-phosphogluconolactonase, producing MPLLPAGSVVLPDPDAVARSAAERLVALASGTQRCAIALSGGSTPKRLYALLAGPGFRTRVPWGRIHWFFGDERVGPSPEAGSNLRMVREAFGPDSPVPEGHLHPIPTGPDPDAAAAAYAAELAAFHGGGTLDPARPLFDLVLLGLGEDGHTASLFPGKPAVAVTDRWVVGVPEAGLAPFVPRVSLTLPALASSRLTLFLVTGEGKRAPLGRLAAGEDLPAGRVRAQGELAWLLDAAAAG from the coding sequence ATGCCGCTCCTTCCGGCCGGCTCGGTCGTGCTGCCCGATCCCGATGCGGTTGCCCGCTCGGCGGCGGAGCGGCTGGTGGCGCTCGCATCCGGGACGCAGAGATGCGCGATCGCGCTGTCGGGCGGCTCGACCCCGAAGCGCCTCTACGCGCTGCTCGCCGGACCGGGCTTCCGGACGCGCGTGCCCTGGGGGCGGATCCACTGGTTCTTCGGCGACGAGCGCGTCGGCCCCTCGCCTGAGGCCGGCAGCAACCTGCGCATGGTGCGGGAGGCGTTCGGCCCCGATTCGCCCGTGCCGGAGGGCCACCTGCACCCGATTCCGACCGGGCCCGACCCCGATGCGGCCGCGGCGGCCTATGCGGCCGAGCTCGCGGCCTTCCACGGCGGCGGGACGCTCGATCCGGCCCGCCCGCTCTTCGATCTCGTGCTGCTCGGCCTCGGGGAGGACGGCCACACCGCCTCGCTCTTCCCCGGCAAGCCCGCGGTCGCGGTGACGGACCGGTGGGTCGTCGGCGTGCCGGAGGCGGGGCTCGCCCCCTTCGTGCCCCGGGTGAGCCTCACCCTGCCGGCCCTCGCCTCGTCGCGCCTCACCCTCTTCCTCGTCACAGGCGAGGGCAAGCGGGCGCCGCTCGGCCGGCTCGCCGCGGGCGAGGACCTGCCGGCCGGGCGGGTGCGCGCGCAGGGCGAGCTGGCCTGGCTCCTCGACGCGGCGGCAGCCGGGTGA
- a CDS encoding superoxide dismutase yields the protein MIQLHRRALLATLAGAAVLRAPVGSAQRAFAQQAPSGPFTLDPLPYPAAKNQPHIDAETMEIHHGRHHAAYVANLNAAVAKHGELARKPLTEILANLGAVPEDVRTAVRNNGGGHANHTMFWQIMGGAGGEPTGELKAAIDRDLGGLSKLQEDFNAAGGRVFGSGWVFVTVTKDGKLALTTRPNQDTPLMDGQRVLMGNDVWEHAYYLTYRNRRPDYLKAWWHVVDWGKVAQRYAAAKAGTLGV from the coding sequence ATGATCCAGCTTCACCGCCGTGCCCTGCTCGCGACCCTTGCGGGAGCCGCCGTGCTCCGCGCCCCGGTGGGCTCCGCCCAACGGGCTTTCGCCCAGCAGGCTCCGTCCGGCCCCTTCACCCTCGATCCGCTCCCCTACCCGGCCGCCAAGAACCAGCCGCATATCGATGCCGAGACGATGGAGATCCATCACGGGCGGCATCACGCGGCCTATGTGGCCAATCTCAACGCCGCGGTCGCCAAGCACGGCGAACTCGCCAGGAAGCCGCTGACCGAGATCCTCGCCAATCTGGGCGCCGTGCCGGAGGACGTGCGGACGGCGGTGCGCAACAATGGCGGCGGCCACGCCAACCACACCATGTTCTGGCAGATCATGGGCGGCGCGGGCGGCGAGCCCACCGGCGAGCTGAAGGCGGCGATCGACCGCGACCTCGGCGGGTTGTCCAAGCTGCAGGAGGACTTCAACGCCGCGGGCGGTCGCGTCTTCGGCTCGGGCTGGGTCTTCGTCACCGTGACGAAGGACGGCAAGCTCGCCCTCACCACGCGCCCGAACCAGGACACGCCGCTGATGGACGGCCAGCGGGTGCTGATGGGCAATGACGTCTGGGAGCACGCCTACTACCTGACCTACCGGAATCGCCGGCCGGATTACCTGAAGGCGTGGTGGCACGTGGTGGATTGGGGGAAGGTCGCGCAACGCTACGCCGCCGCGAAGGCGGGGACGCTGGGCGTCTGA
- a CDS encoding 2'-deoxycytidine 5'-triphosphate deaminase → MDSLRDGIQSAESIAALHAAGVIRTEAPFADDQVQPASLDLRLGRKAYRVRASFLPGRLRDVTACLAKLKLHEIDLRQGAVLETGCVYIAELQEGLALPPDLAASANPKSSTGRIDVFTRVITDQAREFDMVEPGYAGPLFAEISPRTFPVLVRTGSRLSQIRFRRGAVRLDDAALARLHAETPLVSAADPSFQGGVAVSVDLSGFDGLIGYRAKRHTGLVDVDRPRSYAVSEFWEPLRADGSGTLILDPGQFYILASKECVQVPPDFAAEMVPFDPLVGEFRVHYAGFFDPGFGHAAAGGTGARAVLEVRSRDVPFMLEDGQIVGRLVYERMAERPAALYGAQAGSNYQAQGLKLSKHFV, encoded by the coding sequence ATGGACTCGTTGCGCGACGGAATTCAATCGGCGGAGAGCATCGCGGCGCTGCATGCTGCCGGCGTGATCCGCACCGAGGCCCCCTTCGCGGACGACCAGGTCCAGCCCGCGAGCCTCGACCTGCGGCTCGGGCGGAAGGCCTATCGGGTGCGGGCGAGCTTCCTGCCCGGGCGCCTGCGGGACGTCACCGCCTGCCTCGCCAAGCTCAAGCTGCACGAGATCGATCTGCGCCAGGGGGCGGTGCTGGAGACCGGCTGCGTCTACATCGCGGAGCTGCAGGAGGGCCTCGCCCTGCCGCCGGACCTCGCGGCGAGCGCCAACCCGAAGAGCTCGACCGGGCGCATCGACGTCTTCACCCGCGTCATCACCGATCAGGCGCGGGAATTCGACATGGTGGAGCCCGGCTATGCCGGCCCGCTCTTCGCCGAGATCTCGCCGCGCACCTTCCCGGTGCTGGTGCGCACCGGCTCGCGGCTGTCGCAGATCCGCTTCCGCCGCGGCGCCGTGCGGCTCGACGACGCGGCTCTCGCGCGCCTGCATGCCGAGACGCCCCTCGTGAGCGCGGCCGATCCCTCGTTTCAGGGCGGCGTCGCCGTCTCGGTGGATCTCTCGGGGTTCGACGGCCTGATCGGCTACCGCGCCAAGCGCCACACCGGCCTCGTCGACGTGGACCGGCCGAGGAGCTACGCGGTATCCGAGTTCTGGGAGCCGTTGCGCGCGGATGGCTCGGGCACGCTGATCCTCGATCCAGGCCAGTTCTACATCCTGGCCTCGAAGGAATGCGTGCAGGTGCCGCCGGATTTCGCCGCCGAGATGGTGCCCTTCGATCCGCTCGTCGGCGAGTTCCGGGTGCATTACGCGGGTTTCTTCGACCCCGGCTTCGGGCACGCGGCCGCGGGCGGCACCGGGGCGCGGGCCGTGCTGGAGGTGCGCTCCCGCGACGTGCCCTTCATGCTGGAGGACGGCCAGATCGTCGGCCGGCTGGTCTATGAGCGCATGGCCGAGCGGCCGGCGGCGCTCTACGGTGCGCAGGCCGGATCGAACTACCAAGCGCAGGGTCTGAAGCTCTCCAAGCACTTCGTGTGA
- the apaG gene encoding Co2+/Mg2+ efflux protein ApaG, translating into MYKAETRGISVIVTPRFVEEESSPDESRYFFAYTVEITNNGRDRVQLRSRHWRIIDGRGALQEVRGAGVVGKQPVLGPGESFSYTSGCPLPTPNGTMEGTYTMATADGESFEAVIPAFSLDVPHMRRVMH; encoded by the coding sequence ATGTACAAGGCCGAGACCCGCGGCATCAGCGTGATCGTCACGCCCCGGTTCGTGGAGGAGGAATCCTCGCCGGACGAGAGCCGCTACTTCTTCGCCTATACGGTCGAGATCACCAACAACGGGCGCGACAGGGTGCAACTGCGCTCGCGGCACTGGCGCATCATCGACGGCCGGGGCGCCCTGCAGGAGGTGCGCGGCGCGGGCGTCGTCGGCAAGCAGCCCGTGCTGGGGCCCGGCGAGTCGTTCAGCTACACCAGCGGCTGCCCGCTGCCGACGCCGAACGGCACCATGGAGGGCACTTACACGATGGCGACCGCGGACGGCGAAAGCTTCGAGGCGGTGATCCCCGCCTTCTCCCTCGACGTGCCCCATATGCGCCGGGTCATGCACTGA